The Paenibacillus uliginis N3/975 genome has a window encoding:
- a CDS encoding DMT family transporter: MIQGLLLAMIAGSLVGLQNIFNSKVNERAGTWTTTTIVLGMGFLASLMTGLLFEGGHLFTLQNMKLWYWFSGVIGVGVVICLTQGIKLLGPTLATSIVLTSQLGFALLWDSLGWLGLEQVPFSFQQLLGVLVIVGGAIVYKLGGVRKEMERSC; the protein is encoded by the coding sequence ATGATTCAAGGACTCTTACTTGCGATGATTGCAGGTTCGTTAGTCGGTTTGCAAAATATTTTTAATAGTAAAGTCAATGAACGTGCAGGCACTTGGACCACGACAACTATCGTATTGGGCATGGGGTTTTTGGCATCACTTATGACGGGTCTCCTTTTTGAAGGAGGACATTTATTTACTTTGCAAAATATGAAGCTATGGTACTGGTTCAGCGGTGTCATTGGAGTAGGTGTAGTCATTTGTTTGACACAAGGAATAAAGCTGCTAGGTCCTACGCTTGCTACTTCGATCGTGCTGACCTCACAGCTGGGATTTGCTCTATTATGGGATTCCTTAGGTTGGCTAGGCTTGGAGCAGGTACCTTTTTCATTTCAGCAGTTACTAGGTGTGTTGGTTATCGTTGGTGGCGCTATTGTATATAAATTGGGCGGTGTACGTAAGGAGATGGAGAGATCATGTTGA
- a CDS encoding DUF2877 domain-containing protein — protein sequence MKHLIQADGVYSAAVLPLLQGGKPGYVHSIFNNGWNILMGDGLIFIGSTKNGRLPFGIHLEDKQVPKLISMLKQDGDQMIHYDSDTSSLLFSSFCIKLDPQATYQSGIGPTMDRPESLLHLLNAFATELLIHNQPTGAGISIDHFIECFFNEAHVTCSDSERKIIQLINTARVRNLSQIDEILRYWIGRGKGLTPAGDDMLAGMLAVDATAWIFTDTFRLHLSELVEKEALTTDISREYLKYALKRNFSSTVTDVMNALLQQDEDSLIKRTRELMRVGHSSGLDTAFGILIGMLIIRRNSNWHKKL from the coding sequence ATGAAACATTTAATCCAGGCAGATGGAGTATACAGCGCAGCTGTTCTCCCTCTCCTTCAAGGCGGTAAGCCTGGATATGTGCATAGTATATTTAACAATGGCTGGAATATCCTGATGGGAGATGGGCTTATTTTTATAGGCAGCACGAAGAACGGGCGGCTTCCTTTCGGTATCCATCTGGAAGACAAACAAGTGCCAAAGCTTATTTCTATGCTCAAGCAAGATGGAGATCAAATGATTCATTATGACAGCGATACATCGTCTCTTCTCTTTTCTTCATTCTGTATTAAATTAGACCCTCAGGCAACTTATCAATCTGGGATAGGACCGACAATGGACCGGCCGGAATCGCTGCTCCATCTTCTGAATGCGTTTGCAACCGAGCTATTAATTCATAATCAGCCGACAGGTGCAGGTATTTCGATAGATCATTTCATCGAATGTTTCTTTAACGAAGCTCATGTAACTTGTTCGGATAGTGAGCGAAAAATTATACAGTTAATAAATACAGCACGAGTTCGGAACTTATCACAAATAGACGAAATACTCAGGTACTGGATTGGACGGGGAAAAGGCCTGACCCCTGCCGGAGATGACATGCTGGCGGGAATGCTCGCGGTGGATGCAACAGCATGGATATTCACGGATACGTTTCGCTTACATTTATCTGAACTGGTGGAGAAAGAAGCACTAACTACCGATATCAGCCGGGAATACCTAAAGTATGCGCTGAAGCGAAACTTCAGTTCAACAGTGACAGATGTCATGAATGCTCTTCTGCAACAAGATGAAGACAGCTTGATTAAGCGGACCAGGGAATTGATGCGTGTAGGACACAGCTCAGGTCTGGATACAGCATTCGGCATACTGATCGGTATGCTGATTATTAGGAGGAATTCAAATTGGCACAAAAAGTTGTGA
- a CDS encoding GAP family protein has protein sequence MTIELLLSVGALSLLDMLSPATIGVTVYLLLAERDRLVPRLLVYLITVAGFYFFVGVLLMLGLDAVFETMSGMFQNRTVSWIMAIVGGALFIASFYVPTNKPSEPRRPKSKSIGAMIGLGLTTALIEVAMALPYFAAIGLMTTAKLPIVQWVPILVGYNFIMILPPLLLFGFHLVFGRLMQRPLEKLRVKIAKSSGSALSWIMCIAGLILLLNSVDNL, from the coding sequence TTGACCATAGAACTGCTTCTTTCCGTTGGGGCTTTGTCACTGTTAGATATGCTAAGCCCAGCCACGATAGGAGTCACCGTTTATTTACTACTTGCTGAGAGGGACCGGCTTGTACCACGTTTACTCGTTTACTTGATAACAGTAGCAGGATTTTACTTCTTTGTTGGCGTTTTGCTTATGCTCGGATTAGATGCCGTTTTTGAAACAATGTCCGGCATGTTTCAGAATCGGACGGTAAGCTGGATCATGGCTATAGTTGGTGGAGCCCTATTTATCGCCAGTTTCTATGTCCCTACAAATAAGCCGTCTGAACCACGTCGTCCAAAATCAAAAAGCATCGGTGCGATGATCGGGCTCGGACTTACCACTGCATTGATTGAGGTGGCGATGGCACTGCCTTATTTTGCGGCGATTGGGCTTATGACCACTGCGAAATTGCCAATCGTTCAGTGGGTTCCCATATTGGTTGGATACAATTTCATCATGATTCTACCTCCTTTATTGCTGTTTGGATTTCACCTCGTATTTGGTCGTTTGATGCAAAGACCATTAGAGAAGCTTAGGGTAAAAATCGCCAAAAGCTCCGGATCGGCACTTTCCTGGATCATGTGTATTGCCGGACTTATTCTGCTGCTGAACAGCGTAGATAATTTGTAA
- a CDS encoding stalk domain-containing protein, protein MQTPINVTINGELLTSSFPSIMSNSQITIPLKDTAKALRAELVITPSSSDTAKTLYTIKHNQTSASFRINQLQGEVNGKKVTLSSPPYITPGAIMIPVSLLKQMGLEVTWNSKLSELSISSK, encoded by the coding sequence ATGCAGACTCCAATAAATGTAACCATCAACGGTGAATTGCTGACATCTTCTTTCCCCTCTATTATGAGTAACAGTCAAATCACCATTCCACTAAAGGACACTGCAAAAGCACTGAGAGCAGAACTTGTGATTACCCCTTCAAGCAGCGATACAGCCAAAACCCTATACACGATTAAACATAATCAAACTTCAGCTTCCTTCCGTATTAATCAACTTCAAGGGGAGGTCAATGGGAAAAAAGTGACCTTGTCAAGTCCACCCTACATCACTCCCGGAGCGATTATGATTCCCGTCTCCCTGCTAAAGCAAATGGGCTTAGAAGTTACATGGAATAGCAAACTTTCAGAGCTTAGCATCAGCAGCAAATAG
- a CDS encoding YjjG family noncanonical pyrimidine nucleotidase — MKKYRTLLFDVDDTLLDFGAAENAALSMLFEDHNIPLTTELKAHYRKINQGLWKSFEEGTLDRDEVVNTRFSILFKEYGQEVDGVLLEKKYRSYLEEGHQLVHGAFELIKDLHHKYDLYIVTNGVSKTQYKRLRDSALFPLFNNIFVSEDTGFQKPMKEYFDYVFARIPNFSVEQGLIIGDSLSADIAGGQLAGLDTCWFNPEMKPNNMDIVPTYQIQRLDELYRILHVERESLVSV; from the coding sequence TTGAAGAAATACCGGACTTTATTATTTGATGTAGATGATACACTATTGGATTTTGGTGCAGCAGAAAACGCAGCGCTGAGTATGCTTTTCGAGGATCACAACATTCCCTTAACCACAGAACTGAAAGCTCATTATAGAAAAATAAATCAAGGTCTTTGGAAGTCGTTTGAAGAAGGAACATTGGATCGTGATGAGGTAGTGAACACACGTTTTTCGATCTTGTTTAAGGAGTATGGTCAAGAGGTAGATGGAGTCCTATTGGAAAAGAAATATCGCAGCTACTTGGAAGAAGGGCATCAACTTGTTCATGGGGCGTTCGAATTAATAAAGGACCTGCACCATAAATACGACTTGTATATTGTAACGAATGGCGTTTCCAAGACTCAGTATAAACGCTTGCGCGATTCTGCATTATTTCCACTATTTAACAATATTTTTGTTTCTGAGGATACGGGCTTCCAAAAGCCAATGAAGGAATATTTTGATTATGTTTTTGCACGAATTCCTAACTTCTCTGTGGAACAAGGATTAATTATTGGAGATTCTTTAAGCGCGGATATAGCAGGCGGACAGCTAGCTGGTCTAGATACATGTTGGTTCAACCCTGAGATGAAGCCGAATAACATGGATATTGTTCCAACCTACCAAATACAAAGGCTTGATGAGCTATATCGAATTTTACACGTTGAAAGAGAATCATTAGTCAGTGTTTAA
- a CDS encoding DUF4097 family beta strand repeat-containing protein: protein MKFRFIMLLVLVMFLLSACGNESGEATENIQSVSLKDVDVLQIDHGSVKLNVESADIDSLEASLLFDDNGPGIVMDKSKKKIKIRLKSDVTRILKIGKMPQIKVRIPSDYKGEVLIDGSSGNVAGSELQTHKLVVKGKSGNISLDFAKFHSDISVSVSSGNVKLSLNDDTPDASWLLQSGSGSRSISIPLEDHQQSNRKTEGQSGSGLYKVNLKTGSGKISVQ, encoded by the coding sequence ATGAAATTCCGATTTATTATGCTTCTAGTTCTCGTCATGTTTTTACTAAGCGCTTGTGGGAACGAAAGTGGTGAGGCAACCGAAAATATACAAAGTGTCTCCCTTAAAGATGTAGATGTTCTTCAAATCGATCATGGTAGCGTCAAATTAAATGTGGAATCGGCAGATATTGACTCGCTAGAAGCTTCCTTGCTCTTTGATGACAATGGGCCGGGGATTGTTATGGATAAGAGTAAGAAAAAAATCAAAATTCGATTAAAAAGCGATGTCACTCGCATATTAAAAATTGGGAAAATGCCCCAGATTAAAGTACGCATTCCGTCTGATTATAAAGGAGAGGTGCTCATTGATGGTTCATCTGGTAATGTTGCGGGAAGTGAGTTACAAACCCATAAACTGGTGGTTAAAGGCAAGAGCGGCAACATCTCTCTTGATTTCGCGAAATTCCATAGCGATATTTCTGTTTCAGTTTCAAGCGGTAATGTGAAGTTATCGTTAAATGATGACACTCCGGATGCCAGTTGGCTCCTGCAATCAGGCAGTGGAAGTCGATCAATTTCCATTCCTTTGGAGGATCATCAACAGAGCAATAGAAAGACGGAAGGTCAATCGGGTAGTGGATTATATAAGGTTAATCTCAAAACAGGTTCGGGAAAAATATCAGTACAATAG
- the arcC gene encoding carbamate kinase has protein sequence MAQKVVIALGGNAILQPKQQATYENQIANIQKSCEVIARIVKQGYEVIITHGNGPQVGNILRQQDEAKEVVPPFPLHVCSAESQGFIGYMMDQCLKNELQKLGLNQAVTSILTQTEVSLKDPAFLNPTKPIGVFYSEEEAKRLAEDKGWVVKEDAGRGWRRVVPSPMPQSIIGADVIKSLTSQGAIVIAAGGGGIPVSRQPDGTLIGVEAVIDKDRSGYQLAQDVQADIFMILTDVHNVYVNYGKPNQKSLETISLEEVKRYADEGQFSVGSMGPKMESAIGFAEKGGIAIICSLDQADLALEGAAGTRIIQDDLVRCK, from the coding sequence TTGGCACAAAAAGTTGTGATTGCACTTGGCGGCAATGCTATTCTACAACCTAAACAACAGGCAACCTATGAGAATCAAATTGCAAATATCCAGAAAAGCTGTGAAGTGATTGCCCGCATTGTGAAGCAAGGTTACGAAGTGATTATTACGCATGGGAACGGTCCTCAAGTAGGGAATATATTGCGTCAGCAGGACGAAGCTAAAGAAGTGGTTCCGCCGTTTCCACTTCATGTGTGCAGTGCGGAATCCCAAGGCTTTATCGGGTATATGATGGACCAATGCTTGAAAAATGAACTACAAAAACTGGGATTAAATCAGGCTGTTACAAGCATCCTGACACAAACGGAAGTATCTTTGAAAGATCCTGCATTTCTAAATCCAACTAAACCTATTGGTGTGTTCTACAGTGAGGAAGAGGCCAAGCGTCTTGCTGAAGACAAAGGCTGGGTTGTCAAAGAAGATGCAGGCAGAGGCTGGCGTCGTGTAGTTCCATCTCCAATGCCACAATCCATTATTGGGGCGGATGTAATCAAGTCTCTGACTAGCCAGGGAGCCATTGTCATAGCTGCAGGTGGTGGAGGTATTCCTGTATCCCGGCAACCAGACGGGACTCTTATCGGTGTGGAAGCCGTCATCGATAAAGACCGCAGCGGATATCAGCTGGCCCAGGATGTGCAAGCAGATATCTTTATGATTCTGACTGATGTTCATAATGTATATGTGAACTACGGAAAGCCGAATCAAAAATCACTGGAAACGATATCACTGGAAGAAGTTAAGCGGTATGCGGATGAGGGCCAGTTTAGTGTCGGAAGTATGGGGCCTAAGATGGAATCAGCCATAGGCTTTGCAGAAAAGGGCGGCATTGCTATCATTTGTTCCCTGGATCAGGCTGATCTTGCTCTGGAAGGAGCAGCGGGTACCCGCATCATCCAGGATGATCTGGTACGCTGTAAGTAA
- a CDS encoding MerR family transcriptional regulator, whose amino-acid sequence MFESIPIQKITKQTGITVRTLRYYDQIGLLIPSARTEGKHRMYSDQELKKLQQIQFLKSLGFSLQEISDMLKNREWNWSTSLKNQLNYVLNEQKKLEQIESALRGLLHSIAVEGEKSWTVIQQLIQLSGSDTALRQAFRNQMFEEHEKELLSLLPNMNRDDPDSLEWIALLGQLKRHMNDGPESPDVQRIVGRMDEKRLESFGEEDAFVEKLWEIRNSPDQSEQMGLYPIEQELLELMDRAFDIYLARKKEHPEQEERF is encoded by the coding sequence GTGTTTGAATCGATTCCTATTCAAAAAATAACAAAACAGACGGGTATCACCGTTAGAACGCTGCGTTACTATGATCAGATCGGTTTATTGATCCCTTCAGCGAGGACAGAGGGGAAACATCGGATGTATAGCGATCAAGAATTAAAGAAGCTGCAGCAAATTCAATTTTTAAAAAGCTTAGGCTTCAGCCTCCAAGAAATTTCAGACATGCTCAAGAACCGAGAGTGGAATTGGTCAACTAGTTTGAAAAATCAATTAAACTATGTTCTTAATGAACAAAAAAAGTTAGAACAAATAGAGTCTGCTTTGCGAGGGTTGCTTCATAGTATCGCGGTGGAAGGAGAAAAGAGTTGGACAGTTATTCAACAACTTATCCAGCTATCGGGAAGTGATACGGCGTTAAGGCAAGCGTTCCGTAATCAAATGTTTGAAGAGCACGAAAAGGAATTGCTGAGTCTACTTCCTAACATGAATAGAGACGATCCTGACTCTCTGGAATGGATCGCTTTGCTGGGACAGCTCAAAAGACATATGAACGACGGACCGGAATCGCCTGATGTTCAACGAATCGTAGGACGAATGGATGAGAAACGATTGGAGAGTTTTGGGGAAGAAGACGCCTTCGTAGAAAAACTATGGGAGATCAGAAACTCGCCGGATCAGTCTGAGCAAATGGGTTTATACCCAATAGAACAAGAACTTCTTGAACTGATGGACCGAGCATTTGATATATATTTGGCTCGCAAGAAAGAACACCCTGAACAGGAGGAGAGATTTTGA
- a CDS encoding GrpB family protein, with the protein MTERKRIIEVIPYNPEWKTEFEKIKKMISSYIGDLILAIEHVGSTSVEGLSAKPIIDLDVVIESYDVFPSIVERLEQEGYEHEGNLGTEGREAFRRIFNDGCMKYHLYVCPKVGRGYLEHIAFRDYLRSNEQARKEYELLKIRLAETYRFDIDSYSNHKTEFVKDILKKTLYNASFNNGQKA; encoded by the coding sequence ATGACAGAAAGAAAAAGAATCATTGAAGTTATTCCATATAACCCTGAATGGAAAACCGAATTTGAAAAGATTAAGAAGATGATATCGAGTTATATCGGTGATTTAATTCTAGCTATTGAACATGTTGGAAGCACCTCAGTGGAGGGTTTATCTGCTAAACCGATTATTGATCTTGATGTCGTCATTGAGAGTTATGATGTATTTCCAAGCATTGTTGAACGATTAGAACAAGAAGGATATGAACATGAGGGGAATTTAGGAACAGAGGGACGAGAAGCATTTCGGAGGATTTTTAACGATGGATGTATGAAATATCATCTTTATGTATGTCCTAAAGTCGGAAGAGGATATTTAGAGCATATTGCATTTCGAGATTATTTGCGGTCAAATGAACAAGCTCGAAAAGAATATGAGTTATTAAAAATACGACTTGCTGAAACATATCGTTTCGATATTGATTCATACAGCAATCACAAGACTGAATTTGTAAAAGATATTTTAAAAAAGACCTTATACAATGCTTCTTTTAACAACGGGCAAAAGGCGTGA
- a CDS encoding ribonuclease J: protein MKLAENKLLIAALGGVNEIGKNMYLIQYDQDIVVIDCGSKFPDESLPGIDLIVPDITYLLENRDKVRALIVTHGHEDHIGGIPYLLKQLNVPVYGTQLTIGLIKIKLKEHGLLRNAELQVINVDSTVHVGAIQASFFATSHSIPDCVGIFFQTPEGNVVHTGDFKFDMSPVSGPYPDLHRMADIGKQGVKVLLSESTNAERPGFTPSERSVGGHILDAFARAEQQVFISTFASNVNRVQQIIDAAMETNRKLVLLGRSMVNVVSVAKDLGYLKLPDDLLIDAKMTEQYPPEKIAILCTGSQGEPMAALSRLASSRHPHIEILPGDTVIIAAGAIPGNERNLAHVIDNLYVLGANVIYGSGSSAGMHVSGHGSQEELKLMLTLMKPEYLIPVHGEFRMLYQHRLLAESVGIPNENVFIVRNGETVQIEAGTALLGPKIPAGNSLVDGLGIGDIGNIVLRDRRHLSSDGMLIIVTTLSKNQRQMLVAPEVISRGFVYVRDSEALMNEIHENVKSIMDNLTESEMSQWNVIKQTLKDNIGRLIYSQTKRRPMILPIIIEI, encoded by the coding sequence TTGAAGCTCGCTGAGAACAAATTGCTTATTGCTGCTCTAGGCGGCGTGAATGAAATTGGGAAGAACATGTATCTGATCCAGTACGATCAGGATATAGTTGTTATTGACTGCGGGTCTAAATTTCCCGATGAAAGCCTGCCGGGTATCGACCTCATCGTCCCTGATATTACTTATTTACTCGAAAATCGTGATAAAGTCAGAGCGCTAATCGTGACACACGGTCATGAGGACCATATCGGGGGAATCCCATATCTGCTGAAGCAATTGAATGTTCCCGTGTATGGGACACAGCTCACGATCGGATTGATAAAAATTAAGCTTAAGGAGCATGGCCTCCTAAGAAATGCTGAATTGCAAGTAATAAATGTAGATTCAACTGTTCATGTTGGTGCCATCCAAGCGTCTTTTTTCGCTACAAGTCACAGCATCCCAGACTGCGTGGGTATCTTTTTTCAGACACCAGAAGGAAATGTGGTTCACACGGGCGACTTTAAATTTGATATGTCTCCCGTAAGCGGCCCCTATCCCGATCTACACCGAATGGCTGATATCGGTAAACAGGGGGTTAAGGTGCTTCTATCTGAGAGCACAAATGCCGAAAGGCCCGGATTTACTCCTTCAGAACGGTCGGTTGGTGGACATATTCTGGATGCGTTTGCGAGGGCTGAACAGCAGGTATTCATATCCACGTTCGCTTCCAACGTAAACCGAGTCCAGCAAATCATCGATGCAGCTATGGAGACCAATCGCAAGTTGGTTCTGCTCGGTCGGAGTATGGTAAATGTTGTATCGGTGGCAAAAGATCTCGGTTACTTGAAATTACCCGATGATCTTCTGATTGATGCAAAAATGACAGAGCAATACCCGCCGGAGAAAATCGCGATATTGTGCACAGGTAGTCAGGGCGAACCCATGGCCGCACTGTCACGACTGGCTAGCTCCAGGCATCCCCATATTGAAATTTTACCCGGTGATACGGTTATCATCGCTGCAGGAGCTATCCCGGGGAATGAACGAAATCTTGCGCATGTTATCGACAACTTATATGTGCTGGGTGCAAATGTGATTTATGGATCAGGTAGTTCAGCAGGTATGCATGTCTCAGGGCATGGTAGCCAGGAAGAACTTAAATTAATGCTGACTTTGATGAAACCTGAATACTTAATTCCCGTACATGGTGAATTTCGGATGCTGTACCAGCACCGCTTGCTGGCAGAATCAGTAGGGATACCTAATGAGAATGTGTTCATTGTTCGTAATGGTGAGACGGTTCAGATTGAAGCTGGAACAGCCCTCCTTGGACCAAAGATACCAGCTGGTAACAGCCTGGTAGATGGGTTAGGGATAGGCGACATAGGTAATATCGTGCTGCGTGATCGGAGACACCTGTCCTCAGACGGCATGCTAATCATCGTTACAACCTTGAGTAAAAATCAGAGGCAGATGCTTGTGGCACCAGAGGTTATTTCTAGAGGCTTTGTGTATGTGAGAGATTCTGAAGCACTCATGAACGAAATTCATGAGAATGTAAAGTCCATCATGGATAACTTAACGGAATCAGAAATGAGCCAGTGGAACGTGATTAAGCAAACATTAAAGGATAATATCGGCCGGTTAATTTATAGTCAGACAAAGAGAAGACCGATGATTTTACCAATCATCATTGAAATATAA
- a CDS encoding DUF1116 domain-containing protein, whose protein sequence is MYGSYQTIDEANQAVIQKIVAGAPFLVDVVPAKSVVDQLKGQVLLHAGPPIEFADMTGPMQGACIGAVLFEGWATNEEQAMTMLEQGEVTFIPCHHVKAVGPMGGITSANMPLLVVENQTDGNRAFCTMNEGIGKVLRFGAYSEEVIQRLQWMRDVLGPTLSKALQQTEQGLNINVMIAKAITMGDEFHQRNIAASLVFLKEISPYILQTDSTETDKLAVVKFLADTDQFFLNVAMATSKAVLDAARMIEHGTVVTAMSRNGQNFGIRISGMGDEWFTAPVNTPQGLFFTGYSQEMANPDIGDSAITEAFGVGGMAMVAAPGVTRFVGAGGFDDALATSNEMAEICIGHNPNFTIPTWNFQGICLGIDARKVVETGITPVINTGIAHKEAGVGQIGAGTVRAPLACFEKALEAYAQKLGLI, encoded by the coding sequence ATGTACGGATCTTATCAAACAATCGATGAAGCAAATCAGGCAGTCATTCAAAAAATTGTAGCCGGTGCCCCTTTCCTGGTAGATGTCGTTCCTGCCAAATCAGTAGTAGACCAATTAAAAGGACAAGTGCTTCTGCACGCTGGTCCACCCATTGAATTCGCAGACATGACAGGCCCCATGCAGGGCGCTTGTATCGGGGCGGTCTTGTTCGAAGGTTGGGCAACGAACGAAGAACAAGCGATGACCATGCTGGAGCAAGGAGAAGTAACCTTCATTCCATGTCATCATGTCAAAGCTGTGGGGCCTATGGGCGGAATCACTTCCGCCAACATGCCGCTTCTGGTTGTTGAAAATCAGACAGATGGTAACCGCGCCTTCTGTACCATGAATGAAGGAATCGGAAAAGTACTGCGCTTCGGAGCCTATTCCGAAGAGGTCATTCAGCGTCTGCAATGGATGAGAGATGTGCTGGGACCTACCCTTTCTAAAGCTCTGCAACAGACTGAACAAGGCTTGAATATTAATGTGATGATCGCGAAGGCAATCACAATGGGTGACGAATTCCATCAGCGTAATATCGCAGCTTCTCTCGTATTTTTAAAAGAAATAAGTCCTTATATTTTGCAAACAGATTCAACCGAAACAGACAAATTGGCTGTAGTGAAGTTCCTTGCAGATACCGATCAGTTTTTCCTGAATGTTGCCATGGCAACTTCTAAAGCGGTACTGGATGCTGCAAGAATGATTGAGCACGGTACTGTCGTAACGGCGATGTCTAGAAATGGCCAAAACTTCGGAATACGAATCAGCGGCATGGGAGACGAATGGTTTACCGCACCAGTTAATACACCACAAGGTTTATTCTTTACCGGTTACTCCCAAGAAATGGCGAATCCTGATATCGGTGATAGCGCCATTACGGAGGCATTCGGTGTAGGAGGCATGGCCATGGTGGCAGCTCCTGGTGTGACCCGCTTCGTAGGTGCGGGCGGTTTTGACGATGCATTGGCAACCAGCAATGAAATGGCTGAAATTTGTATTGGTCATAACCCTAACTTTACGATCCCAACTTGGAACTTCCAGGGAATCTGTCTCGGTATTGATGCAAGAAAAGTTGTTGAAACAGGCATCACACCGGTAATTAATACCGGGATAGCACACAAAGAGGCTGGAGTAGGTCAAATCGGGGCAGGTACAGTTCGCGCACCTCTAGCTTGTTTTGAAAAAGCGCTTGAAGCGTATGCCCAAAAACTAGGTCTCATTTAA
- a CDS encoding DMT family transporter, whose protein sequence is MRGFLFAFFGGAFITLQGVANARISQDIGTWQAATVTQLTGFIIALLVLMFVRDGKWKMLKKVKPLYLTGGALAAIIIFSNITAMHQIGATLTISAVLIAQLCLTFFIDRNGWFGVVKQKQRLPQFIGIGMMIAGVVILAL, encoded by the coding sequence ATGAGAGGATTTTTATTCGCTTTTTTTGGTGGGGCCTTCATTACGCTGCAAGGTGTCGCCAATGCTCGCATAAGCCAAGATATCGGTACCTGGCAAGCGGCGACAGTTACTCAATTAACAGGATTTATAATCGCATTGCTGGTCCTGATGTTCGTCCGAGATGGAAAATGGAAAATGCTCAAGAAAGTAAAGCCGCTATATTTGACTGGCGGAGCCTTAGCGGCGATTATTATTTTTAGTAACATTACAGCTATGCATCAGATTGGTGCTACCCTAACGATTTCCGCTGTACTGATTGCCCAACTGTGTCTAACCTTTTTCATTGATCGAAATGGATGGTTCGGTGTGGTGAAGCAGAAACAGAGACTACCACAGTTCATCGGCATTGGGATGATGATTGCTGGTGTTGTAATATTAGCTTTGTGA
- a CDS encoding Crp/Fnr family transcriptional regulator codes for MKESNDREQLNLYLHAHQIQSIFPEQLLPYLTLYSYEQGERICSQGEPSEHVYVLVKGKIKVSTTSPEGKKLILSFKTPLEVVGDIEYVQGMDMINTVEAVSPVCMIVVRHHWLKKYGKEYPPLLQFLLDIITRKFCVKSNSMSFNLMYPVEVRLASYLLSVSFDESNSEFKGQLSTGSLMDAADLIGTSYRHLNRVIHQLSTKGLIERNKAFILVKDREGLQALAGHNIYE; via the coding sequence ATGAAAGAAAGTAACGACCGTGAGCAACTTAATCTATACTTGCATGCTCACCAGATTCAATCTATTTTTCCTGAACAATTGCTACCGTATTTAACGTTGTACAGCTATGAGCAAGGGGAACGCATCTGTTCCCAAGGAGAGCCTTCAGAGCATGTATACGTTCTGGTTAAAGGTAAGATCAAAGTCTCTACAACATCTCCGGAAGGTAAGAAACTTATTCTCTCTTTTAAGACGCCACTTGAGGTAGTGGGTGATATTGAATACGTACAAGGCATGGATATGATCAATACGGTTGAGGCCGTATCGCCTGTCTGTATGATCGTTGTTCGTCATCATTGGCTGAAAAAATACGGAAAAGAATATCCTCCGTTGCTGCAATTTTTGTTAGATATTATTACGCGAAAATTTTGCGTCAAATCTAATTCTATGAGCTTCAACTTGATGTATCCGGTAGAAGTACGATTGGCAAGTTATTTATTATCTGTCTCCTTTGATGAATCCAATTCTGAATTTAAAGGACAGCTCTCTACAGGCAGTTTAATGGATGCAGCCGATTTAATTGGAACGAGTTACAGACATCTGAATCGAGTAATTCATCAGTTAAGTACAAAGGGACTGATTGAACGCAACAAGGCGTTCATCCTTGTCAAGGATCGGGAAGGATTACAAGCGCTCGCCGGTCACAATATTTACGAATAA